In Belonocnema kinseyi isolate 2016_QV_RU_SX_M_011 chromosome 4, B_treatae_v1, whole genome shotgun sequence, a single window of DNA contains:
- the LOC117170476 gene encoding larval cuticle protein A3A-like, which yields MAFKFVVFAALVAVANAGAIGAPLSYAAPAQLAYASAPVAYAQPIAKAVVAKTVDTEYDPHPQYSYAYDVQDGLTGDSKGQHETREGDVVHGSYNLLEADGTRRIVDYTADPVNGFNAVVRKEPAAVAVKAVAAAPVVKAVAHAPVAYAAPQYAQYAAPAVAAAPALYAAPAQYAPVVKTVSHAPIVAQPALQYAQYAHAPVAYASAPHYGYAAAPAYYH from the exons ATGGCATTCAAG TTTGTAGTCTTCGCTGCCCTCGTGGCTGTTGCCAATGCCGGAGCCATCGGAGCTCCTTTGAGTTATGCTGCTCCAGCTCAATTGGCATACGCATCTGCTCCAGTTGCTTACGCGCAACCAATTGCGAAAGCAGTTGTGGCAAAAACTGTTGACACCGAATACGACCCTCATCCTCAATATAGCTACGCCTATGATGTCCAGGATGGTCTGACCGGAGACTCCAAAGGACAGCACGAAACCCGCGAAGGAGACGTTGTCCACGGCAGTTACAACCTCCTCGAAGCTGACG gtACTCGACGAATTGTGGATTATACCGCCGACCCCGTCAATGGATTTAATGCAGTCGTTCGCAAGGAACCAG cTGCAGTAGCTGTCAAGGCTGTCGCTGCCGCCCCAGTTGTTAAGGCCGTCGCTCACGCTCCAGTCGCATATGCTGCTCCTCAATACGCTCAATACGCCGCCCCAGCCGTTGCTGCCGCTCCTGCTCTCTACGCAGCTCCTGCTCAATACGCCCCAGTTGTCAAGACCGTCTCTCACGCTCCAATTGTCGCTCAGCCAGCTCTTCAATACGCTCAATATGCGCATGCTCCAGTCGCCTACGCGTCTGCGCCCCACTACGGATACGCCGCCGCACCCGCTTACTACcactag